In a single window of the Diospyros lotus cultivar Yz01 chromosome 10, ASM1463336v1, whole genome shotgun sequence genome:
- the LOC127811057 gene encoding uncharacterized protein LOC127811057 — protein sequence MALAGRKASHKGLKICLATTIIFLLLIIAVSVTLFFTVFKPKQPQVTAHPASIDTIQLQIYPTFSLNATLGLVITINNRNYGSFKYKNTTASISYHGASIAEIPIEHDMVPARGQLNITTYANVTGEKMVSSPYFWDDVRGGRLEFSSVATLHGKVSVMKIFKLGAEVVSTCEISMVIQTLALESKCTSKIKL from the coding sequence ATGGCATTGGCAGGACGCAAAGCTTCCCATAAAGGCCTCAAAATCTGCTTGGCCACGACCATCATCTTCCTGCTCCTCATCATTGCAGTTTCAGTCACCTTGTTCTTCACTGTCTTCAAGCCCAAGCAGCCCCAGGTTACAGCCCACCCCGCAAGCATCGACACCATTCAACTCCAAATCTACCCTACTTTCAGCCTCAACGCCACACTCGGCTTAGTCATCACCATCAACAACCGCAACTATGGCAGCTTTAAGTACAAGAACACCACGGCTTCCATCAGCTACCATGGAGCTTCAATTGCAGAAATTCCAATCGAGCATGATATGGTGCCTGCTCGAGGCCAGCTTAACATCACGACTTATGCGAATGTTACTGGAGAGAAGATGGTTTCTAGCCCTTATTTCTGGGACGATGTTCGTGGGGGCAGATTGGAGTTCTCGTCGGTGGCAACTTTGCATGGGAAAGTGAGTGTCATGAAGATATTCAAGCTGGGTGCAGAGGTGGTTAGTACCTGTGAGATTTCTATGGTTATTCAAACCCTAGCTTTGGAGTCCAAGTGCACTTCCAAGATCAAGCTGTGA